ACTCTTTTAGAGATTACTCAATTCTTCCGATTTGTTAAAGAGGATGAGCCAAAAGCAAATATTAATACCGAAGAAATGAACGTAGTAAAAATAATGACCATCCACGAAGCCAAAGGTCTTCAGTTTCCGGTGGTTTTTGTTCCGTTTTTAGACGAAGAAGTTGCTTCTCGATTTAATCAACATTTTCTATTTATTGAAGAAAACGAGAAAAAAGTAAGGTATATTGGCGAAGGTATAACAGAAATGCGAAAAGAAAATGAAGAATTTTCTAAACATAAAGAAAAAGAAATAGCCGAAGAAAAAAGAATTTTTTATGTGGCAGTTACTCGTGCTCAGGATGCCCTTTATTTGTCTGGTGTTTTAGGGAGTAATATCGCAGAATCAAAATTGTTGTGGTTAATAGATAAATTACAAATAAAAAAGATTAACAACCATTATAAGGCAGAAAAGAAGATTGAGGGGGTAAGAATTTTAACAAAAGAGATGGTAGAAGAGGAATATAAAAAAATAAAAGAAAAAGAGAAAATAAGAAAAGAGGAAGAAACTCCGGAAATAATGGTTGAAAAATTAACGAGATTCAAAAAAGGAGTGGAATATATAGAAGTTACTAAAATATTGCCTGAAGAAAGAAAGCGTCATTCTTGGGAATGGGTAATTTTTGGTGAAGTTTTCCATATTCTTTTAGATGAAATAAGCAAAGGTTATTTGAACTTGGATGAAAAGGAAATTGAAAAGCGAGGAAAAGAACTTTTGAAAAAAAAGGGTATTAGCAATGTTGAATTAGAAAAATGGGCAAAAATAATTTTAGAACATTTCCAAAAATTAAAAGAAAAGGGTTTATTAAAAATTATTGAAAAAAAGGAGAATAGTTATTCAGAATTTCCCTTTATTCTCAAAAAAGGAAATAAATTCTATTTTGGACGTATTGATAAAATAATTATTGAAGATGATAAAATTTACTTATATGATTATAAAACTTTTCCTGTTAAAGAAACTCAGGTTGAAAAAATCGCAAAAGGTTATCTTTCTCAATTAGCAATTTATGAACTTGCCTTAAAAAATATCTTTAATAAAAAAGTTGAAAAATATATTATTTTTACTTCTCTTGGTAAATTAGTCTTTGTCGCATAAAGGACATTGCCAATCAGGTTCTTTAGGAACAGGATGAGGTTGTCCATTACGATTTAATCGGTGCCATAATTCACATTCTAAAAGAAAGGCTTCATAGGCTGTTTCGGTAGTTTTTGCCCAGAAATAGGCATAGGCAGCATCAATTCCTCTTATGGTTTCTGTTAATTTTTTTAAAGTTCCGTAAAGATCTTCATCGGCGCGACCAATTTTTACCGGCACTTCACCATCATTGGATAGCAAAAAAACCCCTGGTTTCTTTTCATCTTCAATAAAATAATAATCAATCCATTCTAAACGACGGAATTTGATTCCCTCCATTTCTAACATCATCCCTCCTTTTTAACACACACCTCTATATAAATTATAATAAAAACTTTTTAAATGTCAAGGGTTTATTTTTTTGACTTTTAATACTTAAGTTTTATAATTTTATATGTTTTTTATTTTTTTAATCCTTTCCTATTCAAAATTGGTTATTACCGAGGTAATGTCAAATCCTAAAGGTAAAACCGGAAGATATTATCCCGAAGATAGAAATGAATTTGTGGAAGTTTATAATACTTCCGATGATACTGTTGATATAAGTACTTATAAAATTACTGATTTAGATGCTACCGATTCTATTGTTCCTTGGAAAGATTCTTCAATTTTAATAAAATATCCGACATTTAAAATAAATACCACGAAAATTCCTCCCCAATCTTATTGTCTTATTCTCGATCCAGAATATACTTTTTCTGAACCTCAGGGTGGTGAAGTTCAACCTTATATTTTTCCTGAAAGTTTAATAGTGGTTACTGTTGGAAACACAACTATTGGTAACGAACTCCAACAAAATGACCCATTAATCTTATTTTCTTTTGATGATACCTCTACCTTTGGTACCCCTTTTGAAGAAGATAGTTTTCCAACAGATATTAAGGATGGCTATTCTTATGAAAGAGTATCTTTTTATAGTGAAGATAAAAAAGAGAATTGGTTTCCTTCCCTTGGGGAGTATGGAACACCAGGAAGGGATAATAGTATATTTTTCTTTTCTGATCCAGCAATATTAAAATTTACTTGCGAAGAATTTAATAAAGAAAAAAATTTTGGTGTATTTAAAGTTCAATTAGTAAATAATGGTGTTTTTAATAGCGAAAGTATTTTGATTCAAATTTTTAATAATAATAAATATAAAAAAGAGATTTTATTAAATATTTTGGCACCAAAAAAAGAAACCTTAATTTCTTTTCTTTTGGATTCCTTTGATTTAGGTTATAATAAAGTTGAAGTAAAACTAAGGGCTAAAAAGGATTATGATACCACCAATAATTACCAATATTTAGAGTTAT
This genomic stretch from candidate division WOR-3 bacterium harbors:
- a CDS encoding lamin tail domain-containing protein, with the protein product MFFIFLILSYSKLVITEVMSNPKGKTGRYYPEDRNEFVEVYNTSDDTVDISTYKITDLDATDSIVPWKDSSILIKYPTFKINTTKIPPQSYCLILDPEYTFSEPQGGEVQPYIFPESLIVVTVGNTTIGNELQQNDPLILFSFDDTSTFGTPFEEDSFPTDIKDGYSYERVSFYSEDKKENWFPSLGEYGTPGRDNSIFFFSDPAILKFTCEEFNKEKNFGVFKVQLVNNGVFNSESILIQIFNNNKYKKEILLNILAPKKETLISFLLDSFDLGYNKVEVKLRAKKDYDTTNNYQYLELSLFRKNENFIIYPEVFCLNFDKIIKFEFSLPEKGNLDLEIFDLKGKLIKKFNLKVDKKYSLIWEPAKENLKNGIYIAVIRYKYAGKIIEEKKSFIITYGRD